The nucleotide sequence GCAAAACAAACTTTTTTTATAAATAATCCTTCTTTCCATGTTTTTGTAACCTTGTCTAGGGAAAATTCCATTATTGTTTCTCCAAAATTCTTTGAAAAATCCATAATTCTTGCATTGGTTTTGTCAAATGCTAATCTCTTATTTGTTAATGTGAGAATACCTGCACCTAAATTATCCTCACTACAATCTTCTTGTTTTATTCTTTTTTCCCCTTCCTCCATGATTAATTTTTATTGAATTCTTTTGGATATAATGTTAATGAAATTGTTGAAGAAAGGCGCAGAAGCTGATATTTATGAAACTACATGGCAAAATTCTAAAGCAATTCTTAAAATCAGAAAAACAAAAATTTATCGTAACCCTATACTTGATTCAAAAATACGTAAACAAAGAACAATAAAGGAATCTCAAATGCTATCTTTTGTAAAATCATTTGGAATCCCGACACCCCTTGTGTATTTTGTAAACTTGAAAAACTCCTCGATTATAATGCAAAAAATTCCTGGTAAACCTGTTCATGATTTAGATGAATTCAAAATTATCGAATTATTAAAAACTATTGGAAAATTGGTTGGTACAATGCATAAAAATGGTATTATGCATGGTGATTTGACCACATCTAATTTTATTTTATTTCAAAACACTGTTTTTGTTATTGATTTTGGTCTGTCTCAAAACACAATAAAATCTGAAGATCATGCAGTTGATTTGAGATTAATTAAAGAAATTCTAAATAGTGCTCATGCTCAAATCATGAAACAATCTTGGAAAAATTTCTTACTAGGATACAAGTCCGTAGTTGGTAATGAATATTTTACAAAAATTACTAAACTAGTTTCAGAGATAGAGAGTCGTGGTAGATATGCAGAAGTCGTTTGATATTTTTTTTGCATCCTCAAATAATCATAAATTTCTAGAAGCAAAAAACATTCTAGATACTTTTGGAATAAAACTTCGTTTCTTCAAATTGAATTTGGAAGAGATTCAGTCTAACTCTCTTAAGGAGATTGCGTTGAAAAAAGCAAGAAATGCTTATTCTAAATGTAGAAAACCAATAATTGTAGAAGATGATGGTCTGTTTATTGATTCACTTGGAGGTTTTCCGGGTCCTTATTCATCGTATGCTTTCAAAACTATTGGAAACAAAGGAATTCTTAATCTGTTAAAAAATAATAGAAAAGCAAAATTTATTTCAATTATAGCTTATTGTGATAAAACAATAATAAAATATTTTGATGCAAAACTTGATGGTAAAATATCAAGGTATCAACAAGGACAAGGTTGGGGATATGATCCAATCTTTGTTCCAAAAAATTTACAAAAAACTTTTGCTGAAATAAATAACAAAAATGAATTTTCTCATAGATATAAAGCATTAAAAAAATTTTCTAATTGGTATTTACATAAGTTGAAATCCAACGATCAATAAATCGCTCGTTATTTTGTAAAATTGAAATTCTTGAAACAATACTTTCATC is from Nitrosopumilus sp. and encodes:
- a CDS encoding KEOPS complex kinase/ATPase Bud32, whose translation is MKLLKKGAEADIYETTWQNSKAILKIRKTKIYRNPILDSKIRKQRTIKESQMLSFVKSFGIPTPLVYFVNLKNSSIIMQKIPGKPVHDLDEFKIIELLKTIGKLVGTMHKNGIMHGDLTTSNFILFQNTVFVIDFGLSQNTIKSEDHAVDLRLIKEILNSAHAQIMKQSWKNFLLGYKSVVGNEYFTKITKLVSEIESRGRYAEVV
- the rdgB gene encoding RdgB/HAM1 family non-canonical purine NTP pyrophosphatase — encoded protein: MQKSFDIFFASSNNHKFLEAKNILDTFGIKLRFFKLNLEEIQSNSLKEIALKKARNAYSKCRKPIIVEDDGLFIDSLGGFPGPYSSYAFKTIGNKGILNLLKNNRKAKFISIIAYCDKTIIKYFDAKLDGKISRYQQGQGWGYDPIFVPKNLQKTFAEINNKNEFSHRYKALKKFSNWYLHKLKSNDQ